One segment of Bradyrhizobium sp. CB2312 DNA contains the following:
- a CDS encoding carbohydrate ABC transporter permease has product MTSATTAHSVVEPSATTRRFAGSLVVLYAIITMIPLVWIMLTAFKSPDDAISYPPKVMFKPSLEGFCNLFTTRSRQTPEFIRSLGPPQGLCDDIARSRNMVVAGPSNYVPRFVNSLIIAFGSTVLAVALGTLSAYGFSRFRVPLKDDLLFFILSTRMMPPIAVAIPIYLMYRTVGLSDTRLGMILLYTSVNVSLAVWLLKGFIDEIPREYEEAAMIDGYTRFQAFVKVVLPQATTGIAATAIFCLIFAWNEYAFAVLLTSGNAQTAPPFIPIIIGEGGQDWPAVAAGTTLFLVPIVVFTVLLRKHLLRGITFGAVRK; this is encoded by the coding sequence ATGACATCAGCCACCACGGCCCATTCAGTCGTCGAGCCGTCGGCCACGACGCGGCGCTTTGCCGGCTCGCTCGTCGTGCTCTACGCGATCATCACCATGATCCCGCTGGTCTGGATCATGCTCACCGCATTCAAGTCGCCTGACGATGCGATCTCCTATCCGCCGAAGGTGATGTTCAAGCCGTCGCTCGAAGGCTTCTGCAACCTGTTCACGACCCGCTCGCGCCAGACACCGGAATTCATCCGATCGCTGGGGCCGCCGCAAGGGCTGTGCGATGACATCGCGCGCAGCCGCAACATGGTCGTTGCCGGTCCCTCGAACTATGTGCCGCGCTTCGTCAATTCGTTGATCATTGCGTTTGGTTCGACTGTGCTCGCCGTTGCTTTGGGTACCCTCTCGGCCTACGGCTTCTCCCGGTTCCGCGTGCCGCTGAAAGATGACCTGCTGTTCTTCATCCTGTCGACCCGGATGATGCCGCCGATCGCGGTCGCGATCCCGATCTATCTGATGTACCGCACCGTCGGCTTGTCGGACACCAGGCTCGGGATGATCCTGCTCTACACCTCGGTCAATGTCTCGCTGGCGGTCTGGCTGCTCAAGGGTTTCATCGACGAAATCCCGCGTGAGTACGAGGAGGCCGCGATGATCGACGGATACACCCGCTTCCAGGCGTTCGTGAAGGTGGTGCTGCCGCAGGCCACCACGGGAATCGCGGCGACCGCAATCTTCTGCCTGATCTTCGCCTGGAACGAATACGCTTTCGCGGTGCTTCTCACCTCGGGTAACGCACAGACGGCGCCGCCGTTCATTCCGATCATCATCGGCGAGGGGGGGCAAGACTGGCCCGCAGTGGCCGCCGGCACGACTCTGTTTCTGGTGCCGATCGTGGTGTTCACGGTCTTGCTTCGTAAGCATCTGCTGCGCGGCATCACTTTTGGAGCTGTCCGCAAATGA